The Anaerolineales bacterium region GGCTTTGACTTCGAGGATGTCTTGCGAGGTTTCGATGAGGAGGACATCCACGCCGCCTCGAATCAGACCGACAGCCTGCTCACGGAATACGTCAACGAGTTCGTCGAAGGTGACGTTGGAGAGGTCGGGGTCGTTGGCGGAGGGGAGTTTGCCTGAGGGACCGATGGAGCCAGCGACGAATCTTGGTTGAAGGTCGAAGGTCGAAGGTTGAAGGTCGGAAGATTCTGAACCGCTAAGAACGCTAAGGTCGCTAAGATTTAATTGCTCTTTCTTTGCGTTCACTTCGACTTCGCTCAGTGCAGGCTTTGCGTGCTTTGCGGTTGAATATTCGTCTGCCAGGCGACGCGCGAGTTTTGCGGCGGTTTCGTTGATTTCGATGACGCGGTCTTGCAGTCCGTATTCCGCCATCGTGATGCGGTTGGAGCGGAAGGTGTCCGTTTCGAGCACGTCCACGCCGACTTCGAGGAAGGAGCGGTGGACTTTTTCCACGGCTTCGGGATATGAAATGACGAGATAGTCATTGCATCCGTTGTATTGTTCGCCGCCGAAATGCTCGGCTGTCAGGTTTTGGACTTGCAGGCTCGTTCCCATCGCGCCGTCGAAGACAAGGACTTTCTTTTCGAGGGCGTCGAGGTATTTTCTGTTTGTATACTTTCGATTCATGTTTCTCCTAAATTATTTTAGCCACAGATTTCACGGATTTACACGGATTGTTTTTTCAAACTCTCAATCATTTCACACCATTCGGCAGTGACGCCCTCCCCGCAGGCGTCATCTTTCCTTCAGCGATCAATTTTCTTGCGCGCTCCTTGTTTTTCTCAGACCACTTCGATTTCGCCTTACGCGGCGTGTAACGCGTGACGTAGCGTTCCGCATCCAAGCCTTTGAATCCAATGGATTCTGTCCAGCCAAAGCACATCGCCTCTTCAACCGCATCATGAAACTTGACCGATGGTTTCTTCGTGGCTTTTTTATATTGAATCAACCAAATCTCTTTTTTGGTTTGGTGATTCTTCTCCAGCCACTTGCGAAACTCCTCGCGGGTGGTTACGAAAAGCGTTTCTCCGATTTGCATCAAGACCTTTAACCGCTAAGTGTGCGAAGAGCGCAAAGATTTTTTGCTTTTCTTGGCAGGCTTGGCTGTTTGAAGCGACACGTTTCCCTTTTTGCTGTTGGCGAGGTACCCACGATAGTTTTTCCTCATTTCGCTTTCGGTTGCCTCAAAAGGGACGCCCAAATGGTCGCACAACTTTTGAATCATCTTCACATACTCCTCGTATGACTGATCTTTAGGGCGCACAAACGTCACTGATGGTTTTGTCATTGATTATCTCCTTTACAACAAAATCGCCTCTCGCAGTGAGAGGCGACACGCAAAGCGCATATCATCTCTCATCTCTCGCATGAATGTCATGCGCCGAAGTTGGCACCGTAATTGGTCACGTAGTCTTTTGGTCTCGTAGTCTCTTGGTCTGTTGACCATCAGACTATTTGACGAACTGACTACCAGACTACATCGGTTGCCGAAGCGTCAACGGGTCGGTCCCTCAGCTTCTCTGGATGAGTAAATCCGTAAGTTGTTTGCGTTTTATAACATGATGCGTGAGGAATGTCAATTCAATATTCGGTATAATCCTCCCGTCATGCGGCTCGAAAAAAAACATCTCGCATTTATTCCACTCGCAGTCTTCCTCATGGGCTTGGGCGTCTACGCCTACCTCGGCATCTACTTCCGCTACTGGGCAGACGATTGGTGTTACAACGCCGACTTCCGCAATTTGGGATTTCTCGAAACTTTGCGCGGCTACTCCTACAACGTGACGTACACTCCCAGCCGATACTCGGTGACGATTCTCGCGGGACTCTTCTATCCACTCGGCGTTTTTGGACTTCAACTCCTCGTCCCGCTCTCGCTTCTTCTCTGGACGGGAGGTCTGGTTCGCCTCTCCCGAAGCGTTTCCGCCCTTTCAGGTTTCTCGCTCCCCACGCCCCAAGCGACTCTGCTTTCGTTCGTCATTATTTATTTCACAATTTATCTCGCACCGCACTTGTATCAATCCGTGTACTGGAACACAGGTTTCTTCACCTACACCTTTCCCCTCATCCTCATCCCCTGGGTGTTGACCTTCGTCATTGATCAAAACCGTTCCGCTATCAAAACGATTTTCATCGCACTGCTCTCCCTCCTCACAGGCGGATTCTCCGAAGCGAGTTGCACGGTCTTGGTTTCCATTCTTGCCGTGTACACGGTCATCGCTTTCATCGGTTCTCGCTACAAAAAACCTTGGGCTGAGAAAACATTCGTCAACGCGCTTGTCGCATTGACATTTGCCATTATCGCCATGGCGTTGCTCGTCTTCGCACCGACGACACAACTCCGCGCTGAACGATACGGCGAGCCAGCCAGCCTGTCTGAATTGATCGTTTTGGTTTTCAATTTCACGCGTGCGTTTGTTACTCTATCCATCAAGGATTATCAACACCTCCTCATTTTTGTCCTTGCCGGTCTGTTCGGTTTTGTGTTGAACTCGAAAGAAAGAGACATCAACATCCCAAAAACGATCGGGCTTGGGATTGGAATATTCCTATTTGCGGTTTTGCTCGTCGCCGCGTCGTTGACGCCGAGCGCATACGTTGAAAGAGGACTTCCAATCGAACGCACACAAATCATCCCGCGTCACATCATGGTTTTCGCATTTGTTGCGTTGGGTTGGATTACTGGATATGCCCTCCGCAATTTTTTTGCCCCTCTTTGGTTGCAAAAAACTTTGATCGTCGTTTCGCTCCTCATGTTGATTTTCCCAATTCTCACAATTCTCAAATCCTCCGATTACATATCCATTTATCAAACCCGCGCCCAACTCTGGGACGAACGTGAAGCGACGATTCTTTCCGCCGTAGCAGGCGATCAATCACGCGTCGAAGTCCTCGCCATAGACGGCGCGCCCGTTGGCGGCATCCGTGACTTCGACCCGCCCGACAAAAAGGGATACTGGATCACCCGTTGCGCCGAAGACTACTATCAGATTAAACTTCAGGTCATCCTGCCATGAAAATCGTCGCCCTCGTTCCAATGCGCCATCACTCCCAACGCGTGCCAGGGAAAAATTATCGTCCGCTGGCTGGCAAGCCGTTGTTTCATCACATCATCGAGACGTTGCTCGCCGTGCCAGAGATCACTCAGATCGTCGTGGACACCGACTCCGAGCAAGTGATGGACGGCTTGCGGAAGAATTTCCCCTCCGTGCAGATCATCGTCCGCCCCGCATCCCTCCGTGCCGACGATGTACCGATGAACGAGATTTTGATCCACGACACAGGACAATTCGAAGCGGATTTCTACCTGCAAACCCACAGCACGAATCCCTTGCTCAAACCCGAAACAATCTCCAAAGCTATCCAATTACTAATTACCAATTACCCCTCCCGTGATTCTTTGTTCTCCGTCACCCGCCTCCAAACCCGCCTCTACGACCAGCATGGCAATGCCATCAACCACAACCCGAAAGAATTGATTCAAACGCAAGATTTGCCTCCCGTTTACGAGGAAAATTCCTGCGTGTACATATTCAAGCGAGAGAATCTCATCGCCAAACGCCACCGCATCAGCGACAAGCCGCTCCTATTCGAAATCCCCGCCGACGAAGCCTGGGACATTGACGAAGAACTCGATTTCGCCATCTGCGATTTCTTGTTGAAGAGGAAGTCGTAACGCGACATTTATGTCGCCCTGCAAAAGCGAGATAAATCTCGCGTTACGATGATCGAATGCGTACCGCCAATCGGAGAAGAAAATTTTGAAAAAATTCAAGACCATATTGGGCAGGTGGTTTGCCATCCCGTGGTATCCCATCCTGTTCGGCGCGTACCCAGTGTTGGCGTTGCTGGCGGTCAATGTGGGGCAGATCAAAGTGGAGGCGGGGTGGCGGGCGTTGATCATTTGCATCGCCTTCGCAGGGATTCTCTCTCTTCTCTTGCGACTCGTCCTCCGTGATTGGAACCGCGCCGCGTTCCTGTCCACGTTGTGGATGGCGTTGTTCTTCTCGTATGGTCACGTCTTCATCACGCTGACCGAAAAATTTTCCGACGTTGATTTTGAATCGTGGCTATTACTGGCGTGGCTCATCCTGTTTTTGCTTGCAATTCTCTGGGCAGTGAAGCGGTCTCCCTCGTCGCCAGCTGCGTTGAATGTGATCGCGCTGGGGCTGGCGCTCATGTCGCTATGGCAGATTCAGCCCGAGGTCCGAAAAGGAAGCGTGCATCGTGTCGCCGCCGAAAACGCGCCCGTAGATGAAAATCTCACACGTCCCGAAAATCCGCCCGATGTGTATTACTTCATCCTGGATATGTACACGCGCGCCGATCTATTGCAAGAAGCGTACGGCTACGATAACAGCGCGTTTCTCGACGCGTTGCGCGCGCGTGGTTTTTATGTGGCGCAGTGCAGTCAGAGCAATTACGTGCGCACCGAACTTTCCGTCGCATCGTCGTTGAACATGGCGTATTTGCAGGGTTTGGATCCCGCGTTCACGCCCGATAGCATCAAGCGGCGGGTCTTGTGGGACTCGTATAAACATAACGCGGTTCGATATAACTTTGAGACTCTTGGTTATAAAACGATCGCGTTCGCGACGGGCTTTGCGTGGAATGAGTTGGACGATGTGGATGTGTTTTACACGCCGCCGCCGTTTTCGGCTGGCATGACCGAATTCGAAACGCTGTTCATGCAGACCACGCTCGCGCGATACGCGCAGGATTTGGGCTGGGTGGATATAGACCAGATCACTGGACAAAATTTCCGCGACCGCACATTGCTCGTGTTCGATTCAATGGACGACATTGCGCGCATGGACGAGCCGACGTTCGCTTATGTTCACGTGATCTCGCCTCATCCGCCTTTTGTGTTTGGTCCCGATGGCGAGTATACCGACCCCGCCGACTTTTGGAACGATAAAAAACAATATCCCAAAGATTTATTTGCACGCGGATATCAAAACCAATTGACGTTTTTGAATCAAAAGGTTTTGGAAGCGATGGATACGTTGATCGCCGAATCAGACACGCCTCCGATCATCATCTTGCAAGGCGATCATGGACCGTGGTTGCAATCGAATGACAAACGCATGTGGATTCTGAACGCGTATTACCTGCCGAATCACGATCAGGGTTTGTACCCAACCATTTCGCCCGTCAATTCCTTTCGATATATTTTCGACGAATATTTCAAAGGGAACTATGATATGCTTCCAGACGTCAGTTATTTCTCGCCCGTGCCAAAACTTTATAATTTTTCAGAAGTGAAAAACAATTGCAAATGAAATACACCGTCCTGTTCACCGCGCCCTACATGATTCCCTTTGTGGAACGCTTCAAACCCGTATTCGCAAAATACGACATCGAGTTGATCGTGCCTCACGTGCGCGAGCGCATGGAAGAAGAAGACTTGATGAAATACGCGGGTCAATTCGACGGGGCGATCTGCGGGGATGACCGCTACACCGCGCGCGTCATCGAAGCCTGCGCGCCGCGCCTCAAAGTCATTTCCAAGTGGGGGACGGGCATCGATTCTCTCGACGCTTCAGCCTGCGCACGCCACGGCGTGAAGATTGGACGCACCCCCAACGCCTTCACCACTCCCGTAGCGGATACCGTCCTCGGCTACATGCTCGCCTTCGCCCGCCGCCAACCGTGGATGGACAAAGAAATGAAAAGCGGTAAATGGGAAAAGATTCCAGGCAAAGCGTTGAGCGAGTGTACCCTCGGCGTGATCGGCGTCGGCAACATCGGCAAAGCGGTGACTCGCCGTGCACGGGCGTTTGGAATGAAAGTTTACGGCAACGACATTGTTGAGATAGATCACGTCTTCATCACGGAAACTGGCATCGAAATGACTAGTCTCCAGTCTCTAGTCTCTAATTCTGACTTCGTCTCCGTCAACTGCGATCTCAATCCATCTTCGCATCACCTCATGAACTCCGAGACGTTCGCACTGATGAAACCAACCGCCATCCTCATCAACGCCGCGCGCGGACCCATCGTCGACGAGAATGCGCTGATCGAGGCGTTGCAGTCAAAACGTCTGGCAGGAGCCGCATTGGATGTCTTCGAGGTCGAGCCGCTTCCGCTCGATAGTCCGCTCTTGAAAATGGATAACGTACTGCTTGCTCCGCACAACTCCAACTCCAGCCCCGCCGCGTGGGAGCGCGTACATTGGAATACGATTAAGAATCTGGTCGAGGGGTTGGGGATGAAATATGAAGGATGAAAGAGGAAAGATGAAAGAGGCGAGAGCGGTTTTGGTCACTGGTGCGGCAGGCGGGATTGGGCGCGCAACAGTTACCCTTTTTTCTGCAAAAGGTTGGCGAGTCATTGGCGTGGACAGATCGGATTTTGGAAATGATTTTCCCAAAAATGGCTTGTTCATTCAGTCCGACATCTCACGCGCCGAAGACATGCAAGCAATTTTCAAGAAGACGCATGAGTTTACCGAGTCGCTTGATGCGTTGGTGAACAATGCGGCAGTTCAGGTGGCAAAACCAATCATAGAGACTTCTGTTGATGAATGGGATGCGGTGATGGCGTCAAATTTGCGCTCTGTGTTTCTGGGAGTCAAACTTGCACACCCTCTGTTGAAAACCGCAGGTGGCGCGATCGTGAATGTTTCGTCGGTGCATGCGATTCAGACTTCGGCGAACATCGCCGCGTACGCCACGTCGAAGGGAGGACTGCTCGCATTCACGCGAGCAATGGCAATCGAGTTCGCTCCCGATAACATCCGCGTCAACGCCATCCTCCCAGGCGCGGTGGATACTCCCATGCTCCGTGCGGGTCTCGGGCGCGGACACGTCGGCAGTGGCGACATGCAGGAACGACTCGATAACCTAGCGCGCAAAACTGTCAGCGGGAAAGTGGGCACGCCTGAGGAGATCGCCAGCGCGATCTATTTTCTCGCGGATAACGAGCAATCCTCGTTCATGACGGGTCAAGCGCTGGTGGTGGATGGGGGAGCGACCGCGCGACTAAGCACGGAATGAGAAGAAAGAGGAAAGACGAAAGAGCAAGATCGTCTTTCCTCTTTCTTCTTTCGTTATAACCGATGAAGCAAACCCTCAAACGAATCCTTCCTCATCCGCTTTGGCAATTCAGCCGTGACGCATACGATTCTTTCCGACGTCTGCCTGAGTTGCCCGCCGCGTACTTTCACCCGTGGCGACGAGAGAGTGTCCGCCGCCTTGCCGCGTTGAAGGACGTTCACAAAGGCAGACGCGCTTTCATCATTGGAAACGGTCCAAGTCTCAAGCGCACCGACACAAGCAAATTGAAAGACGAGATCACCTTCGGCATGAACCGAATCTATCTCGCCTTTCCTGAATGGGGTTTTACAACAACCTACCTCTGTGTGACAAACGATCTTGTCGTGGAGCAATTCGTGGGTGACATCAACGCGCTGACGATTCCAAAATTCATCGCCTGGCGTTCGCATCGTCATTTCAATCCCCAATTACTAATTACCCAATTACCAACATTCGTTTATACCACCTACACAGGACCACGCTTCGCAACCGATGTCCGCGGGCGAGTGTGGGAAGGCGCGACGGTGACCAACCTCGCGCTCCAACTCGCGTTTCACATGGGCATCGAGCAAGCCATTCTCATCGGCGTTGACCACAACTTTGCCGACAAAGGCGAAGCGAACAAGACCGTCGTTTCGCAAGGCGACGACCCGAATCACTTCATGCCGAATTATTTTGGCAAGGGCGTGAGGTGGCAACTGCCAGACTTGGACACCTCCGAGATCGGGTATGCGCTCGCGCGCGACGCCTACCGCAAAGCAGGACGCGAAGTAGTGGATGCAACCGTCGGCGGGAAGTTGACGATATTTCCAAAAGTTGAATATGAGTCGTTGTTTCAGTGATGTACTTGCCTTACGCAGTACGTCGCACTTTACCCAATGAAAGTCACTTTGATCTTTCAGGTGCGACGCACCCTCTGCGTAACATCAGTGAGTTAATTTACGCAATGCGCAATACGAAGTAGAAATGCTCATCTCCATCATCACCCCCTCGTTTAACCAAGCGCGCTACCTCGAGCAGACGATTCAATCTGTGCTGGGACAGGATTATCCGCACATCGAATACATCGTCGTGGATGGCGCGTCCACGGATGGGTCGGTTGTGGTGATCAAAAAATATGCGGACAAATTGGCTTGGTGGGTGAGCGAAAAGGACTCAGGTCAAGCCGAAGCCATCAACAAGGGACTGGCGCGGGCGAAGGGCGAGATTGTCGCGTGGCTGAACTCGGACGATTATTATTTGCCCAGCGCGGTCTCAGCGGCGATGAAAGTTTTTGAAGAAAATCCCGATATGGCGCTCGTTTACGGAAATATGCTCGCCGTGGACGAACGTGGAAATGCGTTCAATTCACTGACTTACAAGCAACTGTCTTTGCAGGAATTGTTGTGCTTTCAGATCATCGGTCAGCCAGCCGTATTCTTTCGCCGCGAAGCGTTGGAAAAGGCGGGAATGCTCGATCCTACTTTCCACTTTCTACTCGACCATCATCTCTGGATTCGAATCGCCCAACACGGGAAAATTCTGCATGTGAATCAAACCTGGGCGGCGGCGCGTTACCATGCGGAGGCAAAGAACCGCGCCAAAGCGGCTGAGTTTGGACGCGAAGCCTTCCGCATTTTGGCGTGGGCGGAGAGTCAGCCGAAGTTGGGCGAGGCAATTCGACCCGTGGAAAGACGCGCCCGCGCGTCCGCGTACCGAGTCGACGCGCGGTATCGGCTCGACGCGGGCGAGTCCGCATCCGCGTTGAAGTCCTGGATGCGCGCGTTGTTCATTCATCCGCCGACCGCGTTGGCGCGGTTGAACATTTTGGCATCCGCTTTGTTGAATCTCACGGGGCTTGGTTTCATCCGCTCACTGTTCCTGTCGCGGCGATCGGTGCGGAGAAATAGTTAGCCACAGAGATCGCTGAGTTCTTTGAGAAAATTCTCAATAATCTCTGTGGCTTAACTTTTGTCGTGTTCTGTGTTGAAAATGCGCGCAAGGCGGGTATGTTATACTGAATCACAACATGAAGAGGTTGATGAACGAATGAGTTTGAAGAATTCGAGCGCCGCGCAAGGGCAACGCGAGGCGATCCAAAAAAATCCAGGTTGGGTAACGGTTTTATTTTTTCTCGGCGCGTTGAGCACGTGTGTGCCGTTGGCGGTGTATGCGTATTTGGGAACGTTCTCGCGCTATCTCGCCGACGATTACTGCGCCTCGACGTATTTGTACTCGTCGCAAAATATTGTGGAAGCCACACTGCGGGCGTATTCGTTATGGGGGAACAGTT contains the following coding sequences:
- a CDS encoding SDR family oxidoreductase; translation: MKDERGKMKEARAVLVTGAAGGIGRATVTLFSAKGWRVIGVDRSDFGNDFPKNGLFIQSDISRAEDMQAIFKKTHEFTESLDALVNNAAVQVAKPIIETSVDEWDAVMASNLRSVFLGVKLAHPLLKTAGGAIVNVSSVHAIQTSANIAAYATSKGGLLAFTRAMAIEFAPDNIRVNAILPGAVDTPMLRAGLGRGHVGSGDMQERLDNLARKTVSGKVGTPEEIASAIYFLADNEQSSFMTGQALVVDGGATARLSTE
- a CDS encoding DUF115 domain-containing protein gives rise to the protein MKQTLKRILPHPLWQFSRDAYDSFRRLPELPAAYFHPWRRESVRRLAALKDVHKGRRAFIIGNGPSLKRTDTSKLKDEITFGMNRIYLAFPEWGFTTTYLCVTNDLVVEQFVGDINALTIPKFIAWRSHRHFNPQLLITQLPTFVYTTYTGPRFATDVRGRVWEGATVTNLALQLAFHMGIEQAILIGVDHNFADKGEANKTVVSQGDDPNHFMPNYFGKGVRWQLPDLDTSEIGYALARDAYRKAGREVVDATVGGKLTIFPKVEYESLFQ
- a CDS encoding phosphoglycerate dehydrogenase, yielding MKYTVLFTAPYMIPFVERFKPVFAKYDIELIVPHVRERMEEEDLMKYAGQFDGAICGDDRYTARVIEACAPRLKVISKWGTGIDSLDASACARHGVKIGRTPNAFTTPVADTVLGYMLAFARRQPWMDKEMKSGKWEKIPGKALSECTLGVIGVGNIGKAVTRRARAFGMKVYGNDIVEIDHVFITETGIEMTSLQSLVSNSDFVSVNCDLNPSSHHLMNSETFALMKPTAILINAARGPIVDENALIEALQSKRLAGAALDVFEVEPLPLDSPLLKMDNVLLAPHNSNSSPAAWERVHWNTIKNLVEGLGMKYEG
- a CDS encoding glycosyltransferase family 2 protein; this translates as MLISIITPSFNQARYLEQTIQSVLGQDYPHIEYIVVDGASTDGSVVVIKKYADKLAWWVSEKDSGQAEAINKGLARAKGEIVAWLNSDDYYLPSAVSAAMKVFEENPDMALVYGNMLAVDERGNAFNSLTYKQLSLQELLCFQIIGQPAVFFRREALEKAGMLDPTFHFLLDHHLWIRIAQHGKILHVNQTWAAARYHAEAKNRAKAAEFGREAFRILAWAESQPKLGEAIRPVERRARASAYRVDARYRLDAGESASALKSWMRALFIHPPTALARLNILASALLNLTGLGFIRSLFLSRRSVRRNS
- a CDS encoding acylneuraminate cytidylyltransferase family protein, translating into MKIVALVPMRHHSQRVPGKNYRPLAGKPLFHHIIETLLAVPEITQIVVDTDSEQVMDGLRKNFPSVQIIVRPASLRADDVPMNEILIHDTGQFEADFYLQTHSTNPLLKPETISKAIQLLITNYPSRDSLFSVTRLQTRLYDQHGNAINHNPKELIQTQDLPPVYEENSCVYIFKRENLIAKRHRISDKPLLFEIPADEAWDIDEELDFAICDFLLKRKS